In Anopheles ziemanni chromosome X, idAnoZiCoDA_A2_x.2, whole genome shotgun sequence, the genomic window CACGTTTACCACTAGGTATTttaggtttattttttgaaaacatctTAGACTATTTAGCGTTATAACACATTCGTTTAAATGCCGAGACAGCATCGGCAGAGGAGTGGGTTGAAACTTTCCAAACCTTTCATGAGGAGTtaagaattttaaaataccAGCAGGGTTTACCCATATGAGCGATCCATATCGGAAATGTACTGTATATATGATCAGCGGGGTGGGAAAGGGTCGTGGTACATGTGTCAATCTATGTACCACTTTTGAGTTGCAAACGATCGGGTTTGGTTATTAGAAAATATGCATGCTACACAATTACAGCAATGCTCGGAGTGGCTTTGAGGAGCTCATCCATCCAGAAGATTTCAATCAAAAAGGTTTTGCAACAGGTTTGGGCGTCTTTAGTTGAGTGAGCCTATCACAGAAGATCAATAATGTAACACAAACGTGCTACCAGGCGATGCTCAAAGCGATGCTTCTGTGATCACCTCCGAGGgcagaaaaaggtaaaaagggTAACTCCGCTTCTAAGCGACTGTGCCGATGGTTAGTACACAGTGCTGCGTCGTATTTCACAGCACGGCACAGCATAGCGCGGAGGGGTTACTGCTGCGGCCACACGATGGACTCGATCCAGTCTATGTAAGGCGCGATATCGGTGTAGATGCCGGGTATGGTTGTACCGCACGCGTAACCGGCGGAAATGATCCCAACGAGGTAGTGGCGCCCGTCGACTATCAGCTCGAGCGGACCACCGGAATCCCCGACGCAGGTGTCGGCGATGGTATCGTTGGTGTCACGCCCGAGCGCACAGATTTGCGTCGGATGCAGCCCGTCCCTGTTGCGGCGGTTTGGCACCTGCTTGCGCTGACAGGCCTCCCTGTCGACAAGGTTCACCGTTGCTTTCTGCAGCCGCGGTTGATTGGTGTCGCCCACCTGTACGGAACCCCAGCCCTGCACGGACAGTGGCACGTCCGGACCGAGCAGCTCACCCGTGGTGTTCATGAACAAGCAGGCCGGGTGGGCGTACGGTAGATTGGCGGGCACTTCCTCCTCCAGCTCGAGGAGTGCGATATCGTTGCTGACCGTCACGGGGTTGTAGCCCGGGTGGCGGGTGGTATTCCGGATCGCAATGTCGATCGGTGTGTCGACGATAACCTTCGGCTGCAGCTCGAGGACGCCGAGCCGGGCGAAGAGGACCCCGGTCACGCAATGGGCCGCGGTCAGCAAGAAGCGAGGCGCGATGAGCGACGAGCCGCAGCTGAAGGTGATCGCGTTCGACACGTTGTACGCAAGTGCGGCCATGTGCGGAAACTCGCCGAACTGCGCATCGGCACCGTGGATGATGTGGTCCGCCAGGTTGCTGCTCTTGGGAAACTGGTCACACTGTGCCTCACTGATGCGCTTCGCCGGGGTGCTGCGGAAACCGTGGAAGCAGGAGATGATTCCCAGAAAAAAGGCGAACATTGAGTTACAATCACTGCCTCTCTACAAGcacaaacacccacacacacacacactcacacacacgacTTACATGGTCCGGGTGTTGTCGAACTCGTGCATACAGCATATGATCGGAAGCGACATGTTGAACGAGCAAGTGATCAGATCTTCGGGCGTTTTACTTTTCGCCATCAGCCAGGAGCACTGGTTTGCTGGACGGCAAACGCCGAGCGAGCCATCGTGCAGTTTGCACGGGTCGCCTTCTGCCGTGTGTCATGGGGGAAGGGGAACGAGAGGAGCACCGTTAGGGGGCCGCAAGTGAATGGGGCAGGAATCGTGCTACTTACCGAATCCGGAATCTGGCGGCTCGTGCACGATTGTGTCGGCGGTCGCCAGCGGCACCAGCATCCAGTGGCTGGCGAACGCGAGCAACAGCAGCCAGGGCGTGCGGTCGAAAACGTACATTGCGTTGCTGGCTCTTCTCGTTTGCAACAGCAGTGCACAGCTGTCACACGGTGCGGGCTTCGGCAACGTCAAAACAAATCGGCAGCTTCCCAGCCGAGGATCGGTGGATCAGTTGACAGTTCGTTGCCCCAAAGTCGCGGTAACACTGCGACTCGCGACGCGGCTGAAGGCCAAATTTGGTCGAGCCGATGCCCGACGTGTATgctgtaaacaaataaactcgCTGGCTACATCTAGTCAGCAAGAGAGCTCACTACGCCAAGAGagtgagggagagagaggcGTCGCTCTTTGAAAATAGGTTTAGAAGGGACAGCGTGAAGGGAGGTTTCACATTTTGCAAGGGCATTCTGGACACAAATACTTCCACACGATCGCCGAAGTGCGTCGCAGGCGTGGCTGGCCAATCGAAGGTTGATCGCGAAGAAACGTTGAATGATGCAACCTGCTAAAAGATGCTATGTTTACGGAGAAGAGAACAGCAGCGCACTGGATGCGCTTCCTCCTTCCCGGCCTCACAGAGGACCTAATCGTGCGGATCTTGCTGTGCACGTTCCGTTTGCTTGTAGCCGTGTACCATTCCATTTCCGCAAGCACAGTGGGCTGAAAGCCATCGAAACGAGCGACAATTCAAAGAGTCCATACCGTTCTGTAAAGAGGTGCTTTTGAATTATTAACGCGTGTTTTAAATGAATGTCCGTTTGATATGTCATTGGTTATACCCACAATTTCCTCGATCCTCGCAAcgaaaacggaagcaaaacaaaggtAACATATTAAACCAGTTATAATAAAggtcaaacataaaattgtaaagtaaaattttgCATATTAAAGTTTACTGAAAGGTTTAAATGCCAGATTCACCTGTTTACATGCTTCAAGCGCACCATGCTTTCCGAACATCGGATGCACATACATTAAGCCAGCGCTTGTgggcgtgtgtgtctgtgtacgtgtgtgttgcAGGTAGCATAGCAGAGACAGTATAATGGGGCACGGAAAGTCCAGCGATGCGCATTAATGAAGATTGCAGAAAAGGGCAGCAAGTCGGAGCCGGAAATTTGGACCGGAATGTGTGACTCACGCCCGGACAGACGCGGAGAAACCCTGGGACTGGGCCGGTGGCACCGAGCAGTCGCGCCACCGTTAATTCCCGACCTGTCTCCGGCAGGACTGGTTTTTGGGCGATCGACTGGCGATATACGACAGCAAACTTACATTGCGAGAGAGGACGGGTTTCCCCGAGCACCCGATTCGGATTCAATGTCACGCACGCAGGGTAGGGTCCTTCTTCACTACTTAACGCCTGTTAAATGCGAGTTTCAAAactcacacgtacacacacgtgCGCGTAGAAATATGTATACATACAGGAAACTAGAAATAACCTACCTTTACGATCAGATTCCGATCCGATGCTATGTTGAGAATACTCACATTATAGCGGAATTGACGATACATGGGTGACCTTAACAGTGAGCGGCCGCAACGATCAGCAACATACCTATCCTGGAATGCTGTGGAAGAAATGTGCATTCGCGAAGCATTTCTCTTTAGTTGCATTAtctctacttttttttattatagatTTTTGCATCAACGAAGCTCCGATGAATGTATGACTCACGCGCCGACGGGGTAACAAAACACCGATTGTCCTTGACCCTTCCGGGTGGCATTTTAAAATTGGctagatttgtttgttgttgattttcctTCTCAGAGATGCAATGTGGCGAGAGACCTCACTGTTCTTGCATTGCACACCTTTTGCCACCTTTGAGTGCTTGTATTAATTGAGTATTGGTATGCTCTTGCTGCAAATGCTGGATGCTCTTAAGTGCAGGAATTGAGATTTCTAACATTTCTTCGCAGCAAGTGCCGTAAGTTTTGTTCGagcgaaaatagaaaaaaaaacatgctacAACACATCCACGCATCCGCTCATGCCCACACGACACTCTCGATCCAGTCGATGTAGGCCGCGACGCGCGTCGAAACGCTGGGCGTGTTGCTGCCGCACCCGTTGCCGAACGAGGTGACGCCGATCAGCTTGTACTTGCCGTTGTCCAGAATCTGCAGTGGCCCGCCGGAATCGCCCTGGCACGTGTCGCCCACCACCTTCGTCACGTCGTTCTCACGCCCCGTGGCACAGTACTGCGTCTGCACGATGCCCTGCGCCAGCTTGCGATTGTTCTTCAGCAGGTTGGCGTCGGCGAAGCTTTGGTTGCACTTTGGCCAAGCCACCGTCGTCAGATTGACCTTCATCAGATGGTTCGACCGGAGGTTACCTGCGGAAGAAGCGAGCGATTTGCGTCCGTTGATCCGTTGGGGAAGGCTTTCCAAGACTTACGATCGAGGTCGATTATGCCGAAACCTTCGGCCGTTAGGACAGTCGACTCGGGCAGATCGTCCAGGTCGTCGTTCAGGCAGATCGGATTCACGTCCGGTTCGTTCTCGATGTGCCGCTCGAGCTGTACCAGCGCGATGTCGTGGTAGTTTCGGCTCGATCGGTACTCCGGATGCGGAAAGAAGGCCTGCAACCGGTAAGAAACGTGTTTGCGTGAGAGTTTGTAAGGGTGCCTGCCACCGCAAGCCAACGGCGCAGCTCACCTTCAACGGAACCACGACGCCGTTGTTTTCCGGAGCCAGATTGTTGGTACCGAGGATGGCCACCGTCGGCCGGTCGTTCGAGGGGATGCAGTGGGCGGCGGTCAGCAGGAAGTCGCTCGAGATTAGACTGGCCCCGCACCGGTAGCTCACGTTGCCGTCGTCCGTCGGGTAGCCGAGGGCGGCCATGAACGGGAACTCGCCCTCGCTCGCCTCCTCACCCTCGATGATGTGAAAGGTGATGCGCTCGTTGTACTTCGGCACCTTCTCGCAGGCAAGCCGCGACTGCACACCGGGCGGTTGGACGGTCTTGTTCGTCTTGCAGCAAATTATCTCATCCGCGCCCTCGAAACCGCATGAAACGCGATCGGCGAAGCGTCGATTCTTGACGATGTGCTCCAGAAACCAGGGACAATCGGTCACGACCGTGCAGATGCCGGGCTTTCCGTCACGCAGCTCACACGCATCGTCCTctagggaaacaaaaaaaaaaaaaaacaaagaacaacAATGAACCATCAGTCGATGCAAAGCTGTACCATTTTCTTCTAACATTTCCCCCGCAGTAGAACACAACAGCAATAAGAGAACGTATCGGCGAGCTTCGTTTTCCCCGTTTTGCTATCGGCTTCCAGATTCGCTCGCTGAAAGTTCGCCAAATCGAATCGCTGGgtcagtttttgttgttttggttaaCTTAAGGTCATGCTGCAGGTTATCTTCGACACAAGCTTCATTTGGCTTCCATTGGGATTGGCTGGCCGAGGGAGCAGGAATTTGCGCGAATTTACGATCCACGGTTCATGTGGGTTTTTCCATCACAACCGGAACGTTGGCCAACGACCTGAATTTGTCAACTCGGAGCGGGACGGACGGGGTACAAAAATTGAAAGCTAAATGTCAGTGAACTTCTTTGGATGGTGTCTACTTACTGTAAAGTGTCTGCCCGGAGGAACCCTGGAGCGCTAGGGCAGACGTAACGAACAAGAGCGCCAGCTTGACGTGGTCCATTCTTCCGTCCGATTGGATTCGTTCCGGAACCGGTTGGTTGATGGTCGCTTGGGTTTGGttgatcgtttgttttgaattcGACGAACGATTGTAGGAAACGTTGAGGATGCGCCGATGGAAGTGACTGCTTGACCGCTCGATCAGGTGCGAGCGAAGCGGTACGGGATTCAAGAGCAGATGCTGGATGCTGCGGACGATGGTTCGTAGAGtgtctcactctctctctctctctttcaggTTGccttctctttttgttttagtacTCTAAACCCCTGGTCGGGTTCGACCGTTCGCCGTATGGTTGCGTGATGCAAGCGATAACACCTCGAGCTGTCAGAGGATCCGCTGTAGCATCGCCGTTGACTCGACGGCCGTACCGTGCACAGCTACAGACTCCGCGGACTCAGCGGACACGCGTACGCACAACACCGCACGGCACGCGTGTCTTCGTAACGGCCTTTTTGAAGCGGTCCACCGCTTCCTTGCTATGGGATCGCGTGCGACACTTGTACCACTGTAAGCGCGGCCCTGTGTCGTGTGCTGCGTTCAGGTATTTCGCGGATTCGACGAAACGATTACACTCTCATCCGTCCAGAACTACGTGATGTCCTCGACGGCCTGCGCGCTGGACGAGCCGTGTGGACTTAGCTCACAAATGCGACTAACGGATTCTTAACGGGCTGACCCTGCTCCGGCAAAACACGCAGCGCTGCAGCAATCAACTCTGCCTTTCGCTGTCCCTCTCTTTGTCTCTCTCTgtctcactcactcactcacacacacacacacaaacagtcccccccccctttctcCCACCCACATTCCCTACCCGTCCCAACCGCTCCAGtggtaaacacacacacaaatgcatACACCCTGCGTGAGGATCTCTACCGGTTTTTGGCTCGAAATTTATTGGCCCCGGATCCAAAAGCTCGTTTGATAACTATACCCAGCTTCCTCATGGCAATGAAAGATCGATTGGAATCTCCGAGAGGAACCCTTCGCTGCGCAGCGTCAAAAGTCTCAAACGATTTCACCTCAAATCGCTACATTCGATGATGGCGTAAAAATGTTCAGAGGAAAATTGTCTGGATTTAGGAGCTAGCGTCACGAAGGACAAACATCATGATTCGGGGCTTACTTTGCGCCACAAAAAATATGCTGACATAGTTCTTTATGTTTGACGCGGTATAATTTAATGCACAAGCTGTGGTGtgtgcataaaaatacccataagaaattttaaaatctcACTATGTGATTATTGTCATgacaattgtttttaaaagggAACGGCGAAATACCATTTACCATTTAGAAACCATTTACACTAAATTCTGGTTCACCGAATGCTCTAAAATTCGACATAATGTTGGAATCTTTGCATTGCGGTTGAGCCTCCAATCCATCCAAGGGATAAAAGAAGCTCGCTCTCAGAATTATGTGGAGCCCAAACATACGCGGATCGCGCTTATCTCTCATGCTCTTCAGTTCGATTTGTAAGTTTCGCGCATCCAAGGGCATTCCCCGCGACTTCCCACACGGAGGGCAatacctccccctcccccccccccccccacccaacCGCTCCCTCCCTCTTCCTTCTTTATCGCCCATTCGACAGCGGATCACATGAGAAAGAGAATAGTCGCGACAGGGGAAGAGATGGATAGAACTCACAATGTGCGCCCGTGGGGATTCCATCCCAACTACCCATTTGAATGCTATAAACTCGAGTTGAGCGGGTTATAGCCGGCTATCTGCAAATAATAGCCGACAGCGACAACTCCCCGCGATAGCAGCGTCTTCGCGGGCTATTTCAGTGGTGAGCGCGCGAGCACCCCAGGGCCTTGAGTTACTTTTCCCCGcggtgtatttgtttctttcactccgacgcttggctgtgacgtcacagcccgtGCGCCGAATAAATACGTTGAACGAAAATaatttcagtttatttttctttttatttaccattttcttCGCTGGTAGTTCTCAATGTTTACAACGTgggatgaaataataaatctgaaatgaaatataagaaaaaaaacataaataaataactattCCCGTGAAAAGCATTAACGAGTTAATATTTTTGGTTGATGATATCAACATAGCAGATTTGATACTAAATGTTTGGGATATTAACTAAACACGgttattaaattacattttttttagcaaCATACATTGTTATTCATACCCAAATTTAATGTAATGATGTAAATCTTTTGATTCTAAATGTTTACGATATCAACTAAAGACGATTGATTCTAATTAATTATGATATTAACTAAACACGGTTATTAAATTACATATTGCTTAGCAATATACATTGTAAATGATAtcaattttttacaaaatgataataaatcttTGAGATATGATAGGTATGCATTAAACAACATGCAgattaaaacaaatgaatgaatACCAATAGCACATATTTGGCCACGAAACTAAAGAAGACTGTTCTTTTTAATGGTATGCTATGGAATACCATATCTCGCCAAATATTCCGTTCCGTGTTATGAAGATTTTAAGTCCTAACATAATAAAATATGAGCTTACTAATTAATTGCTTGTCGTACCTTCTATGATGATGATCCGAATCACTAGAAATTTAGTTGAGGAAGCTaagatcttcttcttccttgTCGAAACACGCATCTAAGAGGTGCTGGTCTTATGTACGGCAAATGATCTACAACGtatcaaaaatattattaattaCAACCCAAAAAATGCTATGAACTACTTCACGGCATGTGTGTAGCTGCTGTTTAATTTATCTTTAAATAGATAGCTTACCTGTATAGTTTACAACGGTAATCCGTTGCTTGTAATTTCTTCTAATTATCTCGAATACAAAAAAGCtgctttttttgctgctgaaagcgaagaaaaaatataatatctatAAATATATGTTCATTACCAATTATTTTCATCCGATATTCACCTTCATCAACACAGAAGCATATTCTTTTCACATTAGCGCAATATCCGATACCTAGATGCAAATTATCGTGGATACTACCCTGGTGGCTTTTTCCGTGATGTGCTTGACGTGCGTGTATTGCTCAAAATCGTGCTACGGAGAATCTGGAGGCACGGGCGGATTTACTTCTACCTAAAGCAGGTATCTACAGGCCACGGATTCTTCCGCGGATATCTCTCTGCAATTGCCGATGAGGTTTCGATGAGGTACACAGCCGATTGCTGTTCGGGCACATGCTGATTTTCGCCTAGGTGAATACTGCGGAAATGCACATGCTCCATAGCAGCGACTTTTTGAATCTATGACCTATAGATAATTCGACACATCGCTCGGCTCTGATCCCCTGATTGCACGCGTCGGCGCCTACTGCAAGGACAGCCTGAAACCGAACCTATCCAAACACACTTGTTTGTACCTTTTCTAAAGGATTTAGACTGTCTTCTATGTCATTCGCCTTTGATTTTGGGGCTCTGAACACGCAACGCCTGATTTTTAGCACATTCTGAAACTGAAGTGTGGTCGGAAAGCACCACTGAAAGAAGCAAGTGTAGATGAAAGAAcagaaaacattgaattaGTCACACGATGTTAACTGGCTATTTC contains:
- the LOC131290955 gene encoding serine protease Hayan-like; protein product: MYVFDRTPWLLLLAFASHWMLVPLATADTIVHEPPDSGFEGDPCKLHDGSLGVCRPANQCSWLMAKSKTPEDLITCSFNMSLPIICCMHEFDNTRTITPAKRISEAQCDQFPKSSNLADHIIHGADAQFGEFPHMAALAYNVSNAITFSCGSSLIAPRFLLTAAHCVTGVLFARLGVLELQPKVIVDTPIDIAIRNTTRHPGYNPVTVSNDIALLELEEEVPANLPYAHPACLFMNTTGELLGPDVPLSVQGWGSVQVGDTNQPRLQKATVNLVDREACQRKQVPNRRNRDGLHPTQICALGRDTNDTIADTCVGDSGGPLELIVDGRHYLVGIISAGYACGTTIPGIYTDIAPYIDWIESIVWPQQ
- the LOC131290750 gene encoding serine protease persephone-like; amino-acid sequence: MDHVKLALLFVTSALALQGSSGQTLYKDDACELRDGKPGICTVVTDCPWFLEHIVKNRRFADRVSCGFEGADEIICCKTNKTVQPPGVQSRLACEKVPKYNERITFHIIEGEEASEGEFPFMAALGYPTDDGNVSYRCGASLISSDFLLTAAHCIPSNDRPTVAILGTNNLAPENNGVVVPLKAFFPHPEYRSSRNYHDIALVQLERHIENEPDVNPICLNDDLDDLPESTVLTAEGFGIIDLDRNLRSNHLMKVNLTTVAWPKCNQSFADANLLKNNRKLAQGIVQTQYCATGRENDVTKVVGDTCQGDSGGPLQILDNGKYKLIGVTSFGNGCGSNTPSVSTRVAAYIDWIESVVWA